The Peribacillus simplex genome contains a region encoding:
- the alaS gene encoding alanine--tRNA ligase, with product MKYLTGAQIRQMYLDFFSEKGHNIEPSASLVPHEDPSLLWINSGVATLKKYFDGRVIPENPRITNAQKAIRTNDIENVGKTARHHTFFEMLGNFSIGEYFKEEAITWAWEFLTDEKWIGFDKEKLAVTIHPEDDEAFELWNKKIGVPAERIIRLEENFWDIGEGPSGPNTEIFYDRGPAYGDDPNDPELYPGGENERHLEVWNLVFSQFNHNPDGSYTPLPKKNIDTGMGLERMASVVQDVATNYDTDLFMPIIRAVEEISDVKYGVDTEKDVAFKVIADHIRTVAFAVGDGALPSNEGRGYVLRRLLRRAVRYAKQININRPFMFELVTVVGEIMKDFYPEVLNNKEFIAKVIKNEEERFHETLNDGLSILSEVIKKEKEKGGTTIPGSDAFRLYDTYGFPIELTEEYAEEEGMTVDQAGFEKEMDAQRERARSARQDVDSMQIQGGVLGDIKVESEFVGYDQVAVEAKVAAIIKNGELVTEAEEGEEVQVILNKTPFYAESGGQIADTGTMASESVKVDVHDVQKAPNGQNLHRVTVTAGTLTADSNIVAAVNQENRIHITKNHTATHLLHQALKDVLGTHVNQAGSLVQAERLRFDFSHFGQITAEEIERIETIVNEKIWQSLQVNTDYKNIDEAKAMGAMALFGEKYGKIVRVVQIGDYSLELCGGVHVPNTAVIGLFKIVSESGIGAGTRRIEAVTGAGAYKLMTEQIGVLKDAAAKLKTNLKDVPSRIETVLAEVKDLHRENESLTAKLSNIEASSLVSNVKDINGVQVLVAKVQATDMNNLRAMADDLKQKLDSVIIVLGSAQGDKVNLIAGVTKDYIDRGFHAGKLVKEVASRCGGGGGGRPDMAQAGGKDPEKLDAALNFVEEWVLSIS from the coding sequence ATGAAGTATTTAACTGGTGCTCAAATCCGCCAAATGTATTTAGATTTTTTTAGTGAAAAAGGCCATAACATCGAACCAAGTGCGTCATTGGTTCCTCATGAAGATCCATCATTGCTTTGGATCAATTCCGGGGTGGCGACGTTAAAGAAATATTTTGATGGACGGGTGATTCCTGAAAATCCAAGGATTACAAATGCCCAAAAGGCCATCCGTACGAACGATATTGAAAACGTGGGGAAAACGGCACGTCATCATACGTTTTTCGAAATGCTCGGAAACTTCTCCATTGGTGAATACTTCAAAGAAGAAGCCATCACATGGGCTTGGGAGTTTTTGACGGATGAAAAATGGATTGGCTTCGACAAAGAGAAATTGGCTGTGACGATCCATCCTGAAGATGATGAAGCATTCGAACTCTGGAATAAGAAAATCGGTGTTCCTGCTGAAAGGATCATTCGACTGGAAGAAAACTTCTGGGATATCGGTGAGGGTCCAAGCGGCCCGAATACAGAGATTTTCTATGACCGCGGACCGGCATATGGCGATGATCCGAATGATCCGGAACTATATCCAGGCGGGGAAAATGAACGTCATCTGGAAGTCTGGAACCTTGTGTTTTCTCAGTTCAACCATAATCCTGATGGTTCATACACACCGCTTCCAAAGAAGAATATCGATACAGGCATGGGACTTGAACGTATGGCTTCCGTCGTTCAAGATGTGGCGACGAACTATGATACGGATTTATTCATGCCAATCATCCGTGCAGTCGAAGAGATTTCCGATGTGAAGTATGGTGTTGATACAGAAAAAGATGTGGCATTCAAGGTCATTGCCGACCATATCCGTACGGTAGCCTTTGCAGTAGGTGACGGGGCTCTACCATCCAACGAAGGCCGCGGTTATGTATTGCGCCGTTTACTCCGCAGGGCGGTTCGATATGCCAAGCAAATCAACATCAACCGGCCATTCATGTTCGAGCTTGTGACGGTCGTAGGCGAAATCATGAAAGACTTCTACCCTGAAGTCCTCAACAATAAAGAGTTCATTGCAAAAGTAATCAAAAATGAAGAGGAACGCTTCCATGAAACTCTAAATGATGGACTGTCCATCCTTTCTGAAGTCATTAAAAAGGAAAAGGAAAAAGGCGGTACGACCATTCCGGGCAGTGATGCATTCCGTTTATATGACACATATGGTTTCCCGATTGAGTTAACGGAAGAATATGCAGAAGAAGAAGGCATGACGGTCGATCAAGCCGGATTTGAAAAAGAGATGGATGCACAGCGTGAACGTGCCCGTTCAGCGCGTCAAGATGTGGATTCCATGCAAATCCAAGGCGGGGTATTGGGCGATATAAAAGTGGAAAGTGAATTTGTCGGCTATGATCAAGTTGCTGTCGAAGCGAAAGTTGCAGCCATCATAAAAAATGGCGAGCTTGTAACGGAGGCAGAAGAAGGGGAAGAAGTTCAAGTGATACTGAACAAGACTCCTTTCTACGCGGAAAGCGGCGGACAAATAGCCGATACAGGAACGATGGCCAGTGAATCCGTGAAGGTTGATGTCCATGATGTCCAAAAAGCTCCTAATGGCCAAAATCTGCACCGTGTAACAGTTACTGCCGGCACTTTAACAGCAGATTCCAATATCGTGGCTGCGGTAAATCAAGAAAACCGCATCCATATCACGAAAAACCATACAGCGACGCACCTTCTGCATCAGGCGTTGAAAGATGTGCTTGGTACACATGTCAACCAAGCTGGTTCACTCGTACAGGCTGAGCGCCTTCGCTTCGACTTCTCTCATTTTGGCCAGATCACGGCGGAAGAGATTGAAAGAATCGAAACGATTGTAAATGAAAAGATTTGGCAAAGCTTACAAGTGAATACGGACTATAAAAACATCGATGAAGCCAAGGCTATGGGCGCAATGGCCTTGTTCGGCGAAAAATACGGCAAGATTGTCCGTGTCGTTCAAATAGGCGATTACAGTCTAGAACTTTGCGGCGGTGTCCATGTCCCGAATACAGCGGTAATCGGCTTGTTCAAAATCGTTTCCGAAAGCGGCATCGGTGCAGGGACTCGCCGTATAGAAGCGGTAACGGGTGCCGGGGCATACAAATTGATGACTGAACAAATCGGTGTCTTGAAAGACGCGGCTGCCAAATTGAAAACGAACTTGAAAGACGTACCTTCAAGAATTGAAACGGTACTGGCTGAAGTGAAGGATCTTCATCGTGAGAATGAAAGCCTTACTGCAAAATTAAGTAATATCGAAGCAAGCAGCCTTGTTTCTAACGTAAAAGACATAAATGGTGTTCAAGTATTGGTGGCGAAGGTTCAAGCTACCGACATGAATAATCTGCGTGCCATGGCGGATGATTTGAAACAAAAGCTCGATTCTGTCATCATCGTATTAGGTTCGGCCCAAGGTGATAAAGTCAATTTGATTGCCGGGGTGACCAAGGATTACATCGATCGCGGTTTCCATGCTGGTAAATTGGTCAAAGAAGTTGCTTCCCGTTGCGGCGGTGGCGGTGGCGGACGTCCAGATATGGCCCAAGCCGGCGGAAAAGACCCTGAAAAATTGGATGCAGCACTTAATTTTGTTGAAGAATGGGTCTTATCGATTTCATAA